From a single Methylosinus sp. H3A genomic region:
- a CDS encoding TldD/PmbA family protein, with amino-acid sequence MFLTRDDALALVQRLLASSTANSCVIRVDGEEAQSLRFAGGGVTTNVATARVTTRVESHVGGRVGAVSAGGLEPEDIARAVARSEEIARLLPEDPEFLAPLGAQSYPHSARYDEETAALDLGFLAQATARVVAEGAARSVNMFGCAAAGRRFTALASSGGLFAYDRESFVDLSTTARHRNDGWSGWAGARHSAVARLDPAAIGRRAALKAARDEEPLDLEPGRYTVILEPTAVGELAQWLMWMLRARPADEGRSFFSRAGGGTRLGETLFSPEFSIGSDPRDENAPEAPFGDEGLAQEARLWVERGVLRSLARPRFWAQKTGAEAIPPAANFTVAGGPTSLEEMIRGVRRGILVTRFWYTNLVEPRSLLLTGLTRDGNFLIENGEIVAPVRNMRFNENLDGVFSRIAAIGASECVKTEMGGAAISAPPMRIEGFEFSSKSSGI; translated from the coding sequence ATGTTCCTGACGCGAGACGACGCTCTTGCCCTCGTCCAGCGCCTGCTCGCGTCGTCGACGGCGAATTCCTGCGTCATTCGGGTCGATGGCGAGGAGGCGCAGAGCCTGCGTTTCGCCGGCGGCGGCGTGACCACCAATGTCGCGACGGCGCGGGTGACGACGCGCGTCGAGTCGCATGTCGGCGGGCGCGTCGGCGCGGTCTCGGCAGGCGGCCTCGAGCCGGAGGATATCGCCCGCGCCGTGGCGCGCTCGGAGGAGATCGCGCGCCTGCTGCCGGAGGATCCGGAATTTCTGGCGCCGCTCGGGGCGCAGAGCTATCCCCACTCCGCGCGCTATGACGAGGAGACGGCGGCGCTCGATCTCGGCTTTCTCGCGCAGGCGACGGCGCGCGTCGTCGCCGAGGGAGCCGCGCGCTCGGTGAACATGTTCGGCTGCGCCGCCGCCGGACGGCGTTTCACGGCGCTGGCGTCGAGCGGCGGCCTGTTCGCCTATGACCGCGAGAGCTTCGTCGATCTCTCGACGACGGCGCGCCATCGCAACGACGGCTGGTCCGGCTGGGCGGGCGCGCGCCATTCGGCGGTCGCGCGTCTCGATCCCGCCGCCATCGGCCGCCGCGCCGCGCTGAAGGCCGCGCGCGACGAGGAGCCGCTCGATCTCGAGCCCGGACGTTATACCGTCATTCTCGAGCCGACAGCGGTGGGCGAACTCGCCCAATGGCTGATGTGGATGCTGCGCGCGCGTCCGGCCGACGAGGGCCGCAGCTTCTTCTCCCGGGCCGGCGGAGGGACGCGGCTCGGCGAGACTTTATTCAGTCCCGAATTCTCCATCGGCTCCGATCCGCGCGACGAGAACGCGCCCGAGGCGCCCTTCGGCGACGAGGGGCTCGCGCAGGAGGCGCGGCTCTGGGTGGAGAGGGGCGTGCTGCGGAGCCTCGCCCGCCCCCGCTTCTGGGCGCAGAAGACGGGCGCGGAGGCGATCCCACCGGCGGCGAATTTCACCGTGGCGGGCGGGCCGACCAGTCTCGAGGAGATGATCCGCGGCGTGCGGCGCGGCATATTGGTGACGCGCTTCTGGTACACCAATCTCGTCGAGCCGCGCAGCCTGCTGCTCACCGGACTGACGCGCGACGGCAATTTCCTCATCGAGAACGGCGAGATCGTCGCGCCCGTGCGCAATATGCGCTTCAATGAAAATCTCGACGGCGTCTTCTCGCGCATAGCGGCGATCGGCGCGAGCGAGTGCGTGAAGACCGAGATGGGAGGCGCGGCGATCTCAGCGCCGCCCATGCGGATCGAGGGCTTCGAGTTCTCGTCCAAGTCGAGCGGAATTTGA
- a CDS encoding DUF2946 family protein has protein sequence MRTVSSIRRPARRLLACATVFLALLQAVALLGSAARAHAASGPGLSASALCAAARDSGDRPIAHHIGEHHCVLCSDRDAEPPAVAPAAAPMLVRPDGVASIGARALSPRAPPLGWASSWSSRAPPSA, from the coding sequence ATGAGGACAGTCTCCTCCATACGCCGCCCGGCGCGCCGGCTTCTCGCCTGCGCTACGGTGTTTCTCGCCCTGTTGCAAGCCGTCGCCCTGCTCGGCTCCGCGGCGCGCGCCCATGCGGCCTCCGGGCCGGGCCTTTCGGCGAGCGCGCTCTGCGCCGCCGCCCGCGACAGCGGCGACCGGCCCATCGCCCATCACATCGGCGAGCATCATTGCGTCTTGTGCTCGGATCGCGACGCGGAGCCGCCGGCCGTCGCGCCCGCCGCCGCGCCCATGCTGGTTCGCCCCGACGGCGTCGCCAGCATAGGAGCGCGGGCGCTGTCGCCGCGCGCGCCGCCGCTCGGCTGGGCGAGCTCCTGGTCCTCGCGCGCGCCGCCATCGGCTTAG
- a CDS encoding methyl-accepting chemotaxis protein: protein MTESLKSGSSLDDSLAFMEMNESTRSALRQVKPVIARALGPALDAFYEKVRGDSRLRGFFSDERHMAAAKSAQMRHWAQITEAEFGVEYVRMVTAVGQAHARIGLEPSFYISAYALITERLIQAIVEDNLSGSMLAGKTRVDRTSRGVAALVKAVFLDMNLSVSVYLDVLREERRSAEAQRAEAEAHQRHALDIMAHALEELARGDLQRRVVDKLDGGFDKIKEDFNNAAAKLATAFADVGESASAIRSSSVEIAKASDNLARRTEAQAANLEETAAALEEITATVNKTADSTRHASEVFEVTRSDAEKGGSIVRDAVEAMRRIENSTRDIGKIIGVIDEIAFQTNLLALNAGVEAARAGEAGRGFAVVASEVRALAQRSAEAAKEIKALIAASTSQVENGVVLVTETGAALERIVSQVGEVSGVVRDIAAGSREQATGLTEVNRAVGQLDSMTQQNATMVEETTAASHSLSHEAEELASLISVFRLERGESARSASVPRASERRSEAAPARRRVAAAGGRGASAPAADESWEEF, encoded by the coding sequence ATGACCGAGTCTTTGAAGAGTGGCTCGTCGCTCGACGACAGTCTGGCGTTCATGGAGATGAACGAGTCCACCCGCTCCGCCCTGCGTCAGGTCAAGCCTGTCATCGCGCGTGCGCTCGGTCCGGCTCTCGACGCTTTCTACGAGAAGGTTCGCGGCGACTCGAGATTGCGCGGCTTCTTCTCGGACGAGCGCCATATGGCGGCGGCGAAATCCGCGCAGATGCGGCATTGGGCGCAGATCACCGAGGCCGAGTTCGGCGTGGAATATGTGCGCATGGTGACGGCCGTCGGCCAGGCGCACGCCCGCATCGGCTTGGAGCCGAGCTTCTATATCTCCGCCTATGCGCTCATCACCGAGCGCCTGATCCAAGCCATCGTCGAGGACAATCTCTCGGGCTCCATGCTGGCCGGCAAGACGCGCGTCGATCGCACCTCCCGCGGCGTCGCGGCGCTGGTCAAGGCGGTGTTCCTCGACATGAATCTCTCCGTCTCCGTCTATCTCGACGTGCTGCGCGAGGAGCGCCGCAGCGCCGAGGCGCAGCGCGCGGAGGCCGAGGCGCATCAGCGCCATGCGCTCGACATAATGGCGCATGCGCTCGAGGAGCTCGCCCGCGGCGATCTTCAGCGGCGCGTCGTCGACAAGCTCGACGGCGGCTTCGACAAGATCAAGGAAGACTTCAACAATGCGGCCGCCAAGCTCGCCACGGCCTTCGCCGATGTGGGAGAATCGGCGAGCGCGATCCGTTCGTCGAGCGTCGAGATCGCCAAGGCCTCCGACAATCTCGCGCGCCGCACCGAGGCGCAGGCCGCCAATCTCGAAGAGACGGCCGCGGCGCTCGAGGAGATCACCGCGACGGTGAACAAGACCGCCGACAGCACGCGCCATGCGAGCGAGGTCTTCGAGGTGACGCGCTCCGACGCCGAGAAGGGCGGCTCCATCGTGCGCGACGCGGTGGAGGCGATGCGGCGCATAGAGAATTCGACGCGCGACATCGGCAAGATCATCGGCGTCATCGACGAGATCGCCTTTCAGACCAATCTTCTGGCGCTCAACGCCGGCGTCGAGGCGGCGCGCGCGGGTGAGGCGGGACGCGGCTTCGCCGTCGTCGCCTCGGAAGTGCGCGCGCTGGCGCAGCGCTCGGCCGAGGCGGCCAAGGAGATCAAGGCGCTGATCGCCGCCTCCACCTCGCAGGTCGAGAATGGCGTGGTGCTGGTGACGGAGACGGGCGCGGCGCTGGAGCGCATCGTTTCGCAGGTCGGCGAGGTGAGCGGCGTGGTGCGGGACATCGCCGCCGGCTCGCGCGAGCAGGCGACGGGCCTCACCGAGGTGAATCGCGCGGTCGGCCAGCTCGACAGCATGACGCAGCAGAACGCCACAATGGTCGAGGAGACGACGGCGGCCAGTCACAGCCTCAGTCATGAGGCGGAGGAGCTCGCCAGCCTCATCTCCGTGTTCCGTCTCGAGCGCGGCGAGAGCGCGCGTTCGGCTTCCGTTCCGCGCGCCAGCGAGCGGCGAAGCGA
- a CDS encoding FecR family protein — translation MTGKQAKEPAPDEAGDAAIEWFVRLREGVLPPDDAAAFESWRAEPAHAAAFDEVLHIYGHLAGMSPARKTRPAPRATGRMRAAALAFAAATAVAAFATYDEIAIRLQSDHFTGVGEKRLVTLDDGSHVLLDSRSAIALRYSAGERRLTLLSGEAWFDVAPDATRPFVVEAGEGRVTALGTAFDVALEKSGARVTVTKHRVGVSSGGKTVLVEQGQQTGFERDATARAPEAVDVDAATAWRRGKLIVNKQPLGDVLAAIGRYHRGYVYCIDATICAQRISGVFGAEEDALQSLAEIEASLGLRAIHLTRYMILLY, via the coding sequence ATGACCGGGAAACAGGCGAAGGAACCCGCGCCGGACGAAGCCGGGGACGCCGCCATAGAATGGTTCGTGCGCCTGCGTGAAGGAGTCCTGCCGCCGGACGACGCCGCGGCCTTCGAGAGCTGGCGCGCAGAGCCCGCGCATGCCGCCGCCTTCGACGAGGTGCTACATATATACGGGCATCTCGCCGGCATGAGCCCGGCCCGCAAAACGCGGCCGGCGCCGCGCGCCACGGGCCGGATGCGGGCCGCCGCGCTCGCCTTCGCCGCGGCGACGGCCGTCGCCGCCTTCGCCACCTATGATGAAATCGCCATCCGCCTGCAATCCGACCACTTCACCGGCGTCGGCGAGAAGCGGCTGGTGACGCTGGACGACGGCTCGCATGTTCTGCTCGACTCGCGCTCGGCCATCGCCCTGCGCTATTCGGCGGGCGAGCGGCGGCTCACTCTGCTCTCCGGCGAAGCTTGGTTCGACGTGGCGCCGGACGCCACGCGCCCCTTTGTCGTCGAGGCGGGGGAAGGCCGCGTGACCGCGCTCGGCACCGCCTTCGACGTGGCTCTGGAAAAATCCGGCGCGCGCGTGACGGTGACCAAGCATCGCGTCGGCGTCTCCAGCGGCGGCAAGACGGTGCTCGTCGAACAAGGCCAGCAGACGGGCTTCGAGCGCGATGCGACGGCGCGTGCGCCGGAGGCGGTCGACGTCGATGCGGCGACGGCGTGGCGACGCGGCAAGCTCATCGTCAACAAGCAACCGCTCGGCGATGTGCTCGCCGCCATCGGCCGCTATCATCGCGGCTATGTCTATTGCATCGACGCCACGATCTGCGCGCAGCGCATCTCCGGCGTCTTCGGCGCCGAGGAGGACGCGTTGCAATCATTGGCGGAGATAGAAGCCTCGCTCGGACTGCGCGCGATCCACCTCACCCGCTACATGATCCTTCTGTATTGA
- a CDS encoding DUF6165 family protein — MAAAPRPTDASEFLAELMASLQADDLATALRKIDASRNLVDRHAFASYLAGLIRVSLGQDAAAIDHFGKAITIDPNHAQALYGRAVALQKSGRVEAAIGDHERSLRLDPANVEGWLNYGAALQMAGRCAEAVDAYGRLLAQAPNHAQGFANRGLSLHAMGDDAGAIENYDHAIALLPADPSPLRNKAVSLARLARHEEALDCFARAFALDPTYLDAADGALAALVALRFFEEAVSFCDTVLSIAPGHVPALLTKANALHETKRHVAALTIFDEALAHAPGDPKLLTNRGMTLFELGRLEEAHESALAAIAADATFALAWRCRGMVEMRRSDLDAALASFDEALRLADSEPDVHCGRGIVLKELGRFDEARAEFDRALAIDPRHAETKANKGTLLLLRGEFEAGLELFEHRWVLDDRPKAEVAYRWPEWRGEPVAGKSILILDEAGLGDALQFIRYAPMLAQAGAKVAYHCRPSLQRVMRGLGEAVEIVAAPAEDAAYDYCVTLCSLPRAFGTRATTIPGEPYLRAEPERVALWRERLSGEGLKVGIAWHGSSHSRSDHARAAPLFAFAPLGAVAGVRLFSLQKNFGADQLRDAPMRVEALGDDFDAGPDAFLDTAAVIENLDLVVTIDTSIAHLAGGLGKPVWIAIKHAPEWRWQLEREDSPWYRSARLFRQARRGDWSDVFARMAQELEALAAPHGRPEQADAILIPGSVGDLIDRITILEIKAEKIADAAKRANVARELALLQGLRDDRGFAGGALDALALELKDTNLALWDIEDHIRNYEKRSDFGEEFIALARSVYQRNDHRAALKRRINLACGSAIVEEKSYDEAPRAG, encoded by the coding sequence ATGGCCGCCGCGCCGCGGCCGACCGATGCGAGCGAATTCCTCGCCGAGCTGATGGCGAGCCTGCAAGCGGACGATCTTGCGACCGCGCTGCGTAAAATCGACGCATCCCGCAATCTCGTCGATCGCCACGCTTTCGCGAGCTATCTCGCCGGCCTCATTCGCGTCTCGCTCGGGCAGGACGCTGCGGCGATCGATCATTTCGGCAAAGCGATCACGATCGATCCGAACCATGCGCAGGCGCTCTACGGCCGCGCTGTGGCGTTGCAGAAATCTGGACGCGTCGAGGCGGCGATCGGCGATCACGAGAGATCGCTGCGGCTCGATCCCGCCAATGTCGAGGGATGGCTGAATTACGGCGCCGCGCTGCAAATGGCCGGGCGCTGCGCCGAGGCCGTCGACGCCTATGGACGATTGCTGGCGCAGGCGCCGAACCATGCGCAGGGCTTCGCCAATCGCGGCCTCTCACTGCACGCGATGGGAGACGATGCGGGCGCGATAGAAAACTACGACCACGCCATCGCGCTGCTCCCTGCCGATCCCTCGCCGCTGCGCAACAAGGCGGTTTCGCTGGCGCGCCTCGCGCGCCATGAGGAGGCGCTCGATTGCTTCGCGCGCGCCTTCGCGCTCGACCCCACCTATCTCGACGCGGCCGATGGCGCGCTCGCCGCGCTCGTCGCGCTGCGCTTCTTCGAGGAGGCCGTCTCCTTCTGCGACACCGTGCTGAGCATCGCGCCCGGCCATGTCCCCGCGCTGTTGACAAAAGCCAATGCGCTGCACGAAACCAAGCGACATGTCGCGGCGCTCACCATTTTCGACGAGGCGCTCGCGCATGCGCCGGGCGATCCGAAGCTGCTGACCAATCGCGGCATGACTCTGTTCGAGCTCGGCCGGCTCGAGGAGGCGCATGAATCCGCGCTCGCGGCGATTGCGGCCGACGCCACTTTCGCGCTGGCGTGGCGCTGCCGCGGCATGGTGGAGATGCGCCGCTCCGATCTCGACGCGGCGCTCGCCTCCTTCGACGAGGCGCTGCGCCTCGCCGATAGTGAACCGGATGTGCATTGCGGGCGCGGCATCGTGCTGAAGGAGCTCGGCCGTTTCGACGAGGCGCGCGCCGAGTTCGACCGCGCGCTCGCCATCGATCCGCGCCATGCGGAGACGAAAGCCAACAAGGGCACGCTGCTGCTGCTGCGCGGCGAGTTCGAAGCAGGCCTCGAGCTCTTCGAGCATCGCTGGGTGCTCGACGACCGCCCCAAGGCTGAAGTCGCCTATCGCTGGCCGGAGTGGCGCGGCGAGCCCGTCGCCGGCAAGTCGATCCTCATTCTGGACGAGGCCGGCCTCGGCGACGCGCTGCAATTCATCCGCTACGCGCCGATGCTGGCGCAGGCGGGCGCGAAGGTCGCCTATCATTGCCGCCCCTCGTTGCAGCGCGTGATGCGCGGCCTCGGCGAAGCGGTGGAGATCGTCGCCGCGCCGGCAGAGGACGCGGCCTATGATTATTGCGTCACGCTATGCAGCCTGCCGCGCGCCTTCGGGACGCGCGCGACGACGATTCCGGGCGAGCCTTATCTGCGCGCCGAGCCGGAGCGCGTCGCGCTCTGGCGCGAACGTCTTTCCGGCGAAGGATTGAAGGTCGGCATCGCCTGGCACGGCAGCTCGCATTCGCGCTCCGATCATGCGCGCGCCGCGCCGCTCTTCGCCTTCGCGCCGCTCGGCGCCGTCGCCGGCGTGCGACTCTTCAGCCTGCAGAAGAATTTCGGCGCCGATCAATTGCGCGACGCGCCCATGCGCGTCGAGGCGCTCGGCGACGATTTCGACGCCGGGCCGGACGCTTTCCTCGATACGGCGGCGGTCATCGAAAATCTCGATCTCGTCGTGACGATCGACACCTCCATCGCCCATCTCGCCGGCGGGCTCGGCAAGCCGGTGTGGATCGCGATCAAACATGCGCCCGAATGGCGCTGGCAATTGGAGCGCGAGGACAGCCCCTGGTATCGCAGCGCGCGGCTGTTCCGTCAGGCGAGGCGCGGCGATTGGAGCGACGTCTTCGCGCGCATGGCGCAAGAGCTCGAAGCGCTCGCGGCGCCGCATGGACGTCCCGAGCAGGCCGACGCCATTCTCATTCCGGGCTCGGTCGGCGACCTCATCGACCGCATCACGATTCTCGAGATAAAGGCGGAGAAGATCGCCGACGCCGCCAAACGCGCCAATGTGGCGCGCGAGCTCGCATTGCTGCAGGGCCTGCGCGACGATCGCGGCTTTGCAGGCGGCGCGCTCGATGCGCTGGCGCTGGAGCTCAAAGACACCAATCTCGCTTTGTGGGACATAGAGGACCACATTCGCAATTACGAGAAGCGGAGCGATTTCGGCGAGGAGTTCATCGCGCTCGCGCGCAGCGTCTATCAGCGCAACGACCATCGCGCGGCGCTGAAACGCCGCATCAATCTGGCCTGCGGCTCGGCGATCGTGGAAGAGAAATCCTATGACGAGGCGCCGCGCGCCGGATGA
- a CDS encoding RNA polymerase sigma factor, giving the protein MSRSISSRGDRPANAKPEFVTWRFRELFLAHKRDLFGFLVRKVGAVDAPDLLQETFLRMIRHDRPETIADPPAFLKQIAVNLARDFARRRKTEESHLQFGDYVIDPPSPETPIEERLDYERRSALLKAAMETLPPRCREAFDLHIYQDVPLTEVARRMEISDRMARKHVGLALRACRAALRSDAE; this is encoded by the coding sequence TTGTCTCGATCGATCTCTTCGCGCGGCGATCGGCCGGCGAACGCCAAGCCGGAATTCGTGACTTGGCGGTTTCGCGAGCTGTTTCTCGCCCATAAACGCGATCTCTTCGGCTTTCTGGTGCGCAAGGTCGGCGCCGTCGACGCGCCGGATCTGCTGCAGGAGACCTTCCTGCGCATGATCCGCCACGACCGGCCCGAGACCATCGCCGATCCGCCGGCCTTTCTGAAGCAGATCGCCGTCAATCTCGCCCGCGATTTCGCGCGCCGCCGCAAGACCGAGGAGAGCCATCTCCAATTCGGCGATTATGTGATCGATCCGCCCTCGCCGGAGACGCCGATCGAGGAGCGGCTCGACTATGAGAGGCGCTCGGCGCTGTTGAAGGCGGCCATGGAGACTCTACCGCCGCGCTGCCGCGAAGCCTTCGATCTCCATATCTATCAGGATGTCCCGCTCACCGAGGTGGCGCGGAGAATGGAGATTTCCGATCGCATGGCGCGCAAGCATGTCGGCCTCGCGCTCCGCGCCTGCCGCGCCGCGCTGCGAAGCGACGCCGAGTGA